Proteins encoded by one window of Glycine soja cultivar W05 chromosome 15, ASM419377v2, whole genome shotgun sequence:
- the LOC114386162 gene encoding E3 ubiquitin-protein ligase ATL6-like, translated as MKFIVLFFLLTSSSSSSSSSSYSYAQSPAAPAVAHVPSTRATLPMLLVIFLFALLFTAFCSIFICYCSHEEQPQVLPEATRAIPRGVDPRVLATCPITSYSTVKMRMSQNPVFQCAVSLAEFDDANALRLLPKCSHVFHTHCIDASLSSVLSKKIKHRKKNCGMNRWQ; from the coding sequence ATGAAATTCATTGTACTCTTCTTCCTcctaacatcatcatcatcgtcatcatcatcatcatcatattcaTACGCTCAATCCCCTGCAGCACCAGCAGTGGCTCATGTCCCTTCCACCAGAGCAACGCTTCCCATGTTACTCGTGATCTTCCTCTTCGCCCTCCTCTTCACCGCATTTTGCTCCATCTTCATTTGCTACTGCTCCCATGAAGAACAACCCCAGGTGCTTCCAGAAGCCACGCGTGCCATACCGCGCGGAGTCGACCCGCGTGTGCTCGCCACGTGTCCCATCACGTCCTACTCCACAGTTAAAATGAGGATGTCGCAAAACCCTGTGTTTCAGTGTGCAGTGAGTTTGGCGGAGTTCGACGACGCCAACGCGCTTCGCTTGCTACCTAAGTGCAGTCACGTGTTCCACACACACTGCATCGACGCGTCTCTCAGTAGCGTTTTATCGAAGAAAATCaaacacagaaaaaaaaattgtggaatGAATCGATGGCAGTAA
- the LOC114386885 gene encoding putative receptor-like protein kinase At4g00960, whose product MEGKLLNVRSIYSFLFLLLLSFKPHVTKAQSPNYVGDDCQNTTQQKALSSAYKTNLNSVLSWLSTDAATSKGYNHNSFGNNTSGGDASDAVYGLYDCRGDIVGYFCQFCVSTASREVLQRCPNRVSAIVWYDFCILRYSNENFFGNVTVYPSWHAVRPKIVSSKEEIQKGLDFMRGLIRKATVETNLLYFMDGFNLSSTQRRYGLVQCSRDLTNDGCRECLEAMLAQVPKCCEQNLGWQVLAASCLIKYDDYIFYLFRTQASDTQTAKQRGASKSRIILIIGLSVLGAVALLCFSVYCFWFRKRTRRGRGKDGRIPDTIHQSSYHNVQTEETLNTDLPTIPLITILKSTDNFSEASKLGEGGYGPVYKGILPDGRQIAVKRLSQASGQGSEEFKNEVMFIAKLQHRNLVRLLACCLEGHEKILVYEYLSNASLDFHLFDERKKRQLDWNLRLSIINGIAKGLLYLHEDSRLKVIHRDLKASNILLDDEMNPKISDFGLARAFEKGQNQANTKRVMGTYGYMSPEYAMEGLFSVKSDVFSYGVLVLEIICGKKNSGFYLSECGQSLTLYAWKIWCAGKCLELLDPVLEESCIESEVVKCIHIGLLCVQEDAADRPTMSTVVVMLACDKMPLPKPNQPAFSVGRMTLEDASTSKSSKNLSINDVTVSNILPR is encoded by the exons ATGGAGGGAAAACTACTAAATGTGAGATCAATATATTCCTTTCTTTTCCTGCTATTGCTAAGCTTCAAACCACATGTTACAAAGGCACAATCACCCAACTATGTGGGAGATGATTGCCAAAATACCACCCAACAAAAAGCTCTCAGCAGTGCATACAAAACCAACCTTAACAGTGTCCTCTCATGGCTCTCCACAGATGCAGCCACAAGCAAAGGCTACAACCACAACAGCTTTGGCAACAACACCTCTGGAGGAGATGCTTCTGATGCTGTGTATGGCCTCTATGATTGCCGCGGCGACATAGTCGGATACTTTTGTCAATTCTGTGTCTCTACTGCTTCCAGAGAAGTTCTTCAGCGCTGCCCCAATAGAGTATCTGCAATTGTGTGGTATGATTTCTGCATCCTGAGGTACTCTAATGAGAACTTCTTTGGGAATGTCACAGTGTATCCATCATGGCACGCCGTTCGACCGAAAATCGTGTCTAGTAAAGAAGAGATTCAGAAAGGTTTGGATTTTATGAGAGGTTTGATCAGAAAAGCAACTGTGGAGACCAATCTTTTGTACTTTATGGATGGCTTCAATTTGAGTTCCACTCAGAGAAGGTATGGCTTGGTGCAATGCAGTAGAGATCTCACAAATGATGGATGCAGAGAGTGTTTGGAGGCTATGTTAGCACAAGTTCCCAAATGTTGTGAACAAAATTTGGGGTGGCAAGTTTTGGCTGCAAGCTGTCTCATAAAGTATGATGATTATATTTTCTACCTTTTTCGCACTCAAGCATCTGATACACAAACAG cCAAACAAAGGGGTGCTAGTAAGTCAAGAATAATATTGATCATTGGCTTAAGTGTGCTGGGGGCAGTAGCTTTACTGTGTTTTAGTGTTTATTGCTTCTGGTTCAGGAAAAGAActagaagaggaagaggaaaag ATGGGAGGATACCTGATACCatacatcaatcatcatatcACAATGTTCAAACTGAGGAAACACTGAATACAGACCTGCCTACAATCCCATTAATCACAATTCTAAAGAGTACTGATAACTTTTCAGAAGCATCTAAGTTAGGGGAAGGTGGATATGGCCCTGTTTACAAG GGAATTCTACCAGATGGAAGACAAATTGCAGTCAAGAGACTCTCACAAGCTTCTGGTCAAGGCTCAGAAGAGTTCAAGAATGAAGTGATGTTTATAGCCAAATTGCAACATCGCAACCTTGTAAGACTTTTGGCGTGCTGCTTGGAGGGACATGAAAAGATACTTGTATATGAGTATTTGTCGAATGCAAGTCTCGACTTTCACCTGTTTG atgagagaaaaaaaaggcaaCTCGATTGGAATCTAAGATTAAGCATTATCAATGGCATAGCAAAAGGTCTTTTATACCTTCATGAGGACTCTAGACTCAAAGTTATTCATAGAGATCTCAAAGCTAGTAACATTCTGTTAGATGATGAAATGAATCCCAAAATATCAGATTTTGGATTGGCAAGGGCATTTGAAAAAGGCCAGAACCAGGCAAATACAAAACGAGTAATGGGCACCTA TGGATACATGTCTCCAGAGTATGCTATGGAAGGATTGTTTTCAGTGAAATCTGATGTCTTCAGCTATGGAGTTCTTGTTCTAGAAATCATTTGTGGGAAAAAGAACAGTGGTTTCTATCTATCAGAATGTGGCCAAAGTCTTACTTTATAT GCTTGGAAAATATGGTGTGCAGGAAAATGTTTGGAACTATTGGATCCAGTGCTGGAGGAATCTTGCATAGAGAGTGAAGTTGTGAAGTGCATACACATTGGTCTGTTGTGTGTtcaagaagatgcagcagataGACCAACTATGTCCACTGTTGTTGTAATGCTAGCATGTGATAAAATGCCCCTTCCAAAACCTAACCAGCCTGCATTTTCAGTCGGAAGAATGACCTTAGAGGATGCCTCTACATCAAAAAGTTCCAAGAATCTTTCCATTAATGATGTAACAGTCTCTAACATTTTACCAAGGTAA
- the LOC114386868 gene encoding uncharacterized protein LOC114386868, which translates to MSPSAKSKSKSQEKASARGGKEQHKTSPKTSKSPTHGSGTPASAHNPISGTFQTPETSLVASSTQVHDNSHFPKIDDADEHSRSPQGMVSECDSVSNNGSCSGESEESKEKVTVTNSSTQPDSILGCDNDRREKIRLKNERKHQRQRERRAQELHDRCCGYLMSRKLESLAQKLVAMGFSSERATLALMLNDGKLEQSVSWLFEGSEEQSQSKDTTSLISEGNMKIDIRDELAQISALEVKYNCSKQEVERAVVACEGDLQKAENTLRTQNQEFPTTQSKSEDSAQNNSSLVRSQGSPAASVSMQHRGNENDFNHYNRVGGSDSMFPDVETGNVHSLQSNHPNLMTEKRWSGVPGSSLSAMFAMAPSMQAVPPFVKMEGGWPISLANEGRMIQQGVGREPVMMQHPQFTNAKQNSMMSLNSFPSGAAGWYANSIPGADNVRSNGKLLQTQSIRSVSPNHLEQFGQAPYREYSHFLGPVDYSSAGVGGYCKPMGASSSPPPTIPPRHQGSWSTGASSPSLMVPTSLGLFSGHQNAARTFNSHSHMDWNTVGFMPEFDYSSIDWSLNAPSSSVSGGLWLGISSMLRNSYGDRRGSQCMSGLQMARETSSSGGLREWTTPFAGKDIFRVPRQFVTSPPM; encoded by the coding sequence ATGTCTCCATCAGCGAAATCAAAATCCAAGTCCCAGGAGAAGGCCTCTGCAAGGGGGGGTAAGGAACAACATAAGACTTCTCCAAAGACTTCCAAGTCTCCAACTCATGGGAGTGGCACTCCTGCTAGTGCACACAATCCCATCTCGGGAACATTTCAAACTCCAGAAACATCATTGGTTGCTTCCTCTACTCAAGTTCATGACAACAGTCATTTCCCAAAAATAGATGATGCAGATGAGCATTCTAGAAGTCCTCAAGGAATGGTGTCTGAATGTGATTCGGTTTCTAACAATGGTAGCTGCTCTGGTGAATCAGAAGAGTCTAAAGAGAAGGTAACAGTAACAAACTCTTCTACTCAGCCAGACAGTATACTTGGTTGTGATAATGATAGAAGGGAGAAGATCCGCTTGAAGAACGAGAGGAAGCACCAGAGGCAGAGGGAAAGGAGAGCACAGGAGTTGCATGACCGTTGTTGCGGGTACCTAATGTCAAGAAAGCTAGAATCACTTGCACAGAAGTTAGTGGCGATGGGGTTCTCTTCTGAGCGAGCGACGTTGGCCTTAATGTTAAATGACGGAAAATTAGAGCAATCAGTTTCCTGGCTATTTGAAGGGAGTGAAGAACAATCACAAAGCAAGGATACTACTAGCCTTATAAGTGAGGGTAATATGAAAATTGACATACGTGATGAGCTTGCTCAGATATCTGCCCTGGAGGTAAAGTACAATTGTTCAAAGCAAGAGGTTGAAAGAGCAGTTGTTGCTTGTGAAGGTGATCTTCAAAAGGCAGAAAATACCTTAAGAACACAGAATCAGGAATTTCCTACAACCCAATCGAAGTCAGAAGATTCTGCTCAAAATAATAGTAGTCTGGTGAGATCACAAGGATCACCAGCAGCATCGGTTTCAATGCAGCACAGAGGGAATGAAAATGACTTTAACCATTACAACAGGGTAGGTGGTTCAGATTCCATGTTTCCGGATGTTGAAACCGGGAATGTACATTCTCTACAATCGAATCATCCAAATTTAATGACTGAGAAAAGATGGAGTGGTGTTCCAGGATCAAGCCTGTCTGCTATGTTTGCCATGGCACCATCCATGCAAGCAGTGCCTCCATTTGTTAAAATGGAGGGCGGATGGCCTATTTCCCTTGCAAATGAAGGAAGAATGATTCAACAAGGAGTAGGAAGGGAGCCGGTAATGATGCAACATCCACAATTCACAAATGCCAAACAGAACTCTATGATGTCTTTAAATTCCTTTCCTTCAGGAGCAGCAGGTTGGTATGCAAATAGTATTCCAGGTGCTGACAATGTGAGATCAAATGGGAAGTTACTACAAACTCAAAGCATAAGAAGTGTGAGCCCAAATCATTTGGAGCAATTTGGTCAAGCTCCGTATAGGGAATATTCTCATTTCCTTGGACCAGTAGACTACTCATCTGCTGGAGTGGGTGGTTATTGCAAGCCAATGGGTGCATCATCATCACCTCCACCTACAATTCCTCCTCGGCATCAAGGTTCATGGAGCACGGGCGCGTCTTCACCATCGCTCATGGTGCCAACTTCCCTTGGACTATTTTCTGGTCATCAGAATGCAGCCAGAACATTCAACTCACATTCACACATGGATTGGAACACTGTGGGTTTCATGCCAGAATTTGACTACAGCAGCATAGATTGGAGTTTGAATGCGCCATCTTCTTCCGTGTCGGGTGGACTGTGGCTAGGGATCTCTTCAATGTTGAGAAACAGTTATGGGGATAGGAGGGGCAGTCAATGCATGAGTGGATTGCAAATGGCTAGGGAAACTTCATCATCTGGTGGATTGAGAGAGTGGACCACTCCTTTTGCTGGGAAGGACATATTCAGAGTTCCTAGGCAGTTTGTTACCTCTCCTCCTATGTAG